ATCCTCTGGTTTAAGACGCGCGATAGATCGTTCAATGGTCATGTGTATCGCGCTCTTCTCGTTGGCAGTGCAAAAGTCCTGGTTTTTCAGTGCGTCTGCATTTTCTTCGCACCGCTTCTTGGAGAAGACGAAGATACAGGCAGGGAGTAGCGTGTCTTTTTTGAGGTAGTTTACCAGGTGGACCCAAAGCGTTTGATCTTGAGCTCTGGATGTGAATCCACCTTGTCGCCCGGCTCTTCCCATATGACCAGGGGCGTGGCTGGCTCGTGGGGGACCACTGCCACCTCTGCCACCCCCTCCGCCGCCTCTGGGCCCGCCACGACCACCTCGCTGCTGACCCTGTGGGCCTCCTCTTCCACCGCGACCCCCGCGCTGATTCCCAGCACTACCTGCGGCAGCAGCATTGGCTGGCATCTTCACTTTATCTTTGCCTTGGATGGCATTGTTAGCATCCTTCCAACCCTTTTCGATGAACTTCTTGTCTGAGTCGACAATTTTGTGAATAGTCTTTCCACCCCAAAGATAGTGTTCTAGCGGAACTGGTCTTTTGGGGGTTGAAATGACGTATATGTCTCGCTTCTTCGTCCTCCCAACCCAGGAGGCAAACTCGTAAGTGTTTGGGACAGTTGCCGAGAGCAGGATAAGCGACACATGGTCCGGTAGCATGATGATGACCTCTTCCCAGACTACACCACGCTCATAGTCGTTGACGTAATGAACCTCGTCGAATATGACAAACTCGACGTCACGGATCATGTCGGCACCACGGTAAAGCATACTGCGCAGAATTTCCGTAGTCATGATCAGACAGCTTGCCTCAGGGTTGATCTGAACGTCACCCGTCAGAATCCCAACCTCCTCAAACGTCTGACGGAAGTCACGAAACTTTTGATTGCTCAAAGCCTTGATGGGACTGGTGTAGATAGCTTTTGTCATGTGGCGCGCCGCGAGTGCAATGGCATACTCGGCGACTACCGTCTTGCCAGCGGAGGTATGCGCCGCCACAAAGACACTATCACCGTTCTCCAGGTGGTACACCGCCTCCTTCTGGAAGGTATCCAGTTCAAATGGCCACTCGCGGGCCATGTCGGGTACCAGTTCTCGGAAGTTGGCAAAATCTCGCTTGACGTCCACCATGTGTGCCCACTCTCGCCCTGCATTGCGCGCCGAGGATACAGCCAGCTGTCCATGCGGCTCAAGGGCGGGGAACTCGACCGGCAGGAGTGCATCCAGctcttcatcctcgtcggcgcCTTCGGGCGTACCAGGTTCGACCCCCTCGCCATTGATCTTTTGAGATGCAACTGCGCCAATCCCCGCATCCTCGTCCTCAGCACTGGGCGGCGCCTCGGGCTCCTGACCGAGCTCGTCCATTACGGCTATttcctcggcctcgtccaCCTTGCTTTTCTTCTTGAGGCTCAAATCTATGCCCCTTGACAAACCCGGGGCCACTTGCAACAACCCATCCTTGTCCCCCATCGGTATGATGCGTTCGAGTTTACTCTTGCCATCTGCAGTGTTAGATgcactgccgccgccacgtgcACGTAGCAACTGCTCATcgagagcagcagcagcttcgaCACTGTCCAGGCCACCTGGGGCAAAGGGGAAGAAGCCGGCAGCACCCCTGACAAAATCGGCATTGTTACCCGGCTTGCGCAGCATAGACGTCGAGTTCTTGGCGGTTGCGCTAGCAGCGGGCACGGTTACGGTGTCGTAGCCTACAATGCGGCCTTCGAGGCCCTGGCGCTGGAAGCGAACGACGGTGCGCGACTGGGTGGGGGCCATGGCGAAGAGGTCGGCGTAGTCGACGGGAGCTTCCCAGCGCTGCTGGAGCTTGCCGAGCCATTCTGTAGAGAATGTTGGAGATGGTGTGAGGTAGTCACGTTCGAGCTTGGCGCGTATGTCCTTGGATTCTTCTCTGCGACGCTTGCTAGGCGACTGTCGCTGGAAGAGAATCTCGTCAATTGGTTCAgagccatcaccaccacTCTCCCCGAGAGCCAGCCGGCTCATTGCCTCCCCGAGGTCAGCCATACACCCTGTGTTCCTGCTCGGTTCTCTGCAGGTACGGTGGAATATGCCTGTTTTTATGGAAACGTGGCTGTCGAGAGTATCGAGTCGGTGCAGGGTACCAAGAATTAAACTGAGGGTAGAAGCTTTGGATCGAGCTTCGTTGACGTCGCTTGGATTTAGTCATTCTAAACAACCCAACCCCACCTTGCTCAATACTGTGGGGTGAGCTTCTGGTGCGGTTGCCCGCGCCTGTACTGCACCCAATCAGTGTATCGGCCGGGCCCCTGGCTGCGGTTGGCTTGCATGAAATAAATCGTGATGTGGGGAACTCCATCAAGTCAAGCTAGTCTACCACGTAATAGTATCCTCAAGCTTCTACTTCGTACAAAAGTCGTTCGTCATTCATCCCGACAGCTTCTTCACGGCGCGAGTAGCACATGCACCAGCTTGAACAATCACAAAACATAAGGTATGCAACATTTGTTCCCAACTACCAAATTCCGGGGAGTGGAAGATTTTCACGTCGACTATAGAAAtcaatacaaaaaaaaagaagaagaaaaaaagcaaaggacACGCCGGCCATCTGTTCTTTGATATTGCAGCCTTGAATCCAGCTGTACCAAACCCAGTCACCATGGTGATGAGCATCTCGCCTCAACTGGACTATTCGATTTTTATAGGCCACTCTTTAATGGTCCCTTTCATGGTGTGATGATggtagatacctacctacctgttaGCGTTTGTTTGCTTGATAGGTGTTTTCCAATGCACGCATGAGTGGTGCCACGTCAACAAGCAATCAAGCACCCAACACCAGCTGCAGCCGACAAAGACACTGGCTTCACTTCCTCCATGTGAAAGCAGAAGCGCTACAGGCGATGAAATTTGGGCGGCACGTAGCCGTCGGTAAGGCTACAATGATGATTCCCCGCCGCTTGGTGTGACACGCACCCAAATcccaagacaaagaaaagcaCTTCGCCCGGCTGCATGTTCGGTGCCTAGGTAGATAGCTACTTGCTACGGCCCGGCTTGAGTGTCGCAAATCCAACATAACGACGGGCATCGATCGTCTTTCACATTAAATATTATCCGCGAGCTTCAAATCCATTTTGTTCCATTACACTGTCTATGTCCGTGTGTCAAGGGATTTTGTCCACGCTCATCGGCTCTTACTTTCTGCGCTGTATCACACTCGGAGCGGCTGCTCCAGATCGAATCATTTCCGCTCAGTCGTTGAGCGAGGCCCACGATGAATGTGTCGCAATCGGAATCGCCGTCCAAATCCTACTCTGGCTCGCGCTACTTCCGCGAATTTGTGTCCAAGATTAGGAAAGATCCAGACGCCGGGAAGTATGAGCATCTCGAAGACTACCCACACGACATTCTGAGCGATGATGAGCTAGGATTAAGGCTTTATCACGCCGGAGTAAGCCCTTTCTTCCGCTCATACCGTGCCAGAGGTTTGGCTCTGGTCGACTGACGCTGTTCGTCTCTGGCAGATTAACCCCTACGATCAAGACCACTTCCGACACCAGATTTACATCGTTGTCGCCGACTCCCCCCAAGGGAAAGCCAGCAAGATCTGCCCAATAAACACCGTTGTTGCCGCCTCGCTCACGCTTCAGTGGACCAAACGAGGGGACCTCTGCAATGCGCTGCTCCTCTCGATCAAGGGCTTCGGTCAGTGCACGTTCGCCTGGTGCGGTGAGTCGCCGAACCAGAGCAAGTGTGGCTGGTGCGGTCACGGCCAGAGAACACTGCTTTGGAGGAGCAACCAGTGGAAGTGGTTGCCATACCGACGCGGGAGGGCTTTGCGGCAGGGTGAGAGACACTGCTGCAGATGGAATAAGCTGGCTCGGAGATACGAATGTGTATGTATTGCAACCCGGCCTACTGATCAAAATTTACGCCAATCTTCCCACGATGTCTCTATGAAACTAAACTACATGGTGTCACCTTTCAGTGTCGATGCAAGGATCCCGATAACGCGCTTATGGGGCCCCTAGACCGGGAAGACGCCGCTTCGATGCCCCAATCCGTCCTCCCTGCCACCATCGAGGGTCACAAGCTGTACATGAGCAATTCAGTTGCTGTTGGTAACGGTGCTGCTCAGCCCACTGTCAATAACTTTCATTTTTATGGCAATATTTACCAAGCAGCGACAGGGGGTTCATCCGACGGACCAATGATCGGGCCCTCGAGCTACGTGTTCTCAGCCATGCCTCTCGCGATCACCAGTCTGCCAAGGGCCATGATTGATTTCACAAGCTCTGTTACATCATCGATGCCACAGACTGGGCTGGAGCCTGGTCGCGTTGTGGGAGAGGTAAACGACGAACAAGGGGGGTCGGGCTCCGGTCCGAGCAAGATACGAAACTATACCAGACCAATGGTGGAGGAGGATGTCGACGATGGGGGAATCAGTAAAAGTGGGTTGGCTGAGAAGTTTTTTAGGGTGGATGTAAACAAAGCGTCGACTTAGACGTCAACTTAATGCCAGCCCTGTACTCTTGTGTGAATGAATCTTGCATTTAACCTCGCGAcggttttcctttttttttctttttttttctttttcatgaATCACAAGAACATGTCAAAATATTTCCAGTTTATTGAGGTAGATATCTTCAAGGTTTCCGTCATTTCACATGGAAACAGCCGAAATATTTATACTAACGAAAATAACGGGTTAAGGTTCCCACTTCCTTACCCATACAATTTGAGAGCCAGCCTCTGATCCCTCCCGTGTCAGGCACCACCTACGCCTCCCTAAAGTAGGGGCTAAAAAAGGACACACTTAGCAACCGACCTTGATAGCCTGGGCAAACAGAGTATATGTGTCGGCATGGTTAAGGTTCTGGGCACTCGTGAGCCTTGAGTTCGGGATTGAGCTTGTTAGTATGCACCATCATCAAGGCTTGCAGCCTCTCGACTAGGTTCTGCAGAAGCAATAAATAAAACTTACTGGCGCATGCAGGTATATCCGTAACAGTTGTAATCCTGTGTTCCCTTGACTATTGCGTGTTTGATAGCCTTGGTCAGCTTATGGTAAATGGTATACCAGGAGATATCACAGCTGCTTACCTTGCGACAAGTGTGTGACCTCGTGCAGAATAGTGTTGTCCTGGGTCTGGGCACGGCAAGCATTGCTGGTGGTTGGCATGGTGAAGAAGGTTGGGCAGTTAACCATGATGCTTTGCGAGGGAACCGTGTAGGCGATGACGCCGGGTGAGCAAGCACCAATCTGGTCTGTGCAGTACTGGCGGCTGGCACCACCGCTGGGGTTGCATTCCGATGCTATCCTGTTGAAGGTGGTGACAACGGTGTTGACGGCGCTGGAGCTGGTGCTCTTGAAGTACTCGTTCATCTTGGCAGAGTTGCTCTGtgcggcgctggcggcgcGCTGGGCGAGAGAGCGGCAGCTGAAAGAGTGCAAGCCATGTCAGTATAAAAATGCATATTACCTAGGTATTTATGTGATATTTGCTCCCTCCTTTGATATCTCTGGGTCGtcattctctctcacctgtTGATTGCGTTGGTCGTCTGAGTGAGTCTTGTGCCTGTGCAGTCGCTCTGGACCATTGTACGCTTGGCAAGGTAAGAGCGGCGGACCTTGGCTGCTTCGGTTCCGTCGATGTGGGCCTTGATATGGTTGGACTCAAAGGCCATGGCGCTGAAGATGTCGCCAGAGTCGGATTCGGCAACAGAGAAAGTGCCCTGGTTGTGCGTTAGCCCCATGGAGTACTCTTGAAGGACGGTCGGTTGGTGTGCAAACCGGTACATACCAAAGCAGCAATGTCAAAGTCACCACCCTGTGCGAAGTCATGAGTGCTAGCCACATTAAAGCTGACCTCGATGGTCTCGCCAGCCTCGATAATTTGGAAGGCTTCGGCAGGAAGGCCGGCGGTGGCGACCTGGTATCTAATACCGTCGAAAGCGACCTTGTTTTCGCCGGCCATAATGACCGACTTCTCGACGTCGGCCGAGTCGAGGATGGAACCCGTCTTGACGACCTTGATGCTCGAGCTGCCCGAGTTGGTGATGCTCGCCTTGACTTCGGAGTTGTTGACAACCTGAATCTTGACGTCAAGGGGAATGTCACGCTTGCTCATGACGGCTGCTCCCTGGGCCAGGGTGGCCAGGAGGGCCGTGATTCCAACGCTGTACTTCATCCTGGCTAGTTTTGGTGTTGAAGTTGAAAGAATGAGGGATATATATATGTATATGTATGTATAACAGTATACAAGTCGGAACCTCGTAACAGGTGCACTGAAGTACCGAGCGAGGGAATGAAGGACTGGGGCCAGCTTTGTCGAGTGGACGGTGGTGCCCTAGATAGTAAGACCGGAGTCTAAGTGGCAGATGCATGCCATATTTATAGATTGAGGTTCTCTTGGAGTCCcgatcgtggtggtgtgcgaTTATGGGGTGGTCACCAAACGAAGCCGCTAAGGGGAAGCCATACTCCGGACCGGACAAGCCAAATTCTAGACAATACGAAACAGGAACACCAAGCATTCCCAAAGCCCAATGAAGAGGCCGTCCTTTGTCACCCCGGCCAACAAAAGGACACCGCATACAGAGGGCCTCGGGGGCTAGACACGATTAGGAAGATGCTAAGAGGCTCGCCAGGCTGTCATGCCTGCGCCGTTGTGTTTCATCCGGAGATGGGTGCAGGTAACCATGTTGGGGGATACTCGCCCCATGCGCGGCAAGACAAACGGGACTCACCGGACACAAAAGACAGAAGTCTACCGATAATGGGCATGTCATAGCTGATCGGCAGTGAGTGGCATTGAGGAACCGGGCCCAGCTCTCGATTGGCCAAACATGATGTATTAAGGGAGGGGGTGGAATTACCAGGGATGTTGCATTGTTCTTGGCTTGCCTGATGTTGCCCAGCCTTGCAGGCGCTTTACCCGTGAACCGTACCAACCAGACTTTACAGACTTCATGACCACCAAACAACTGCCATTGTGGGGGTGGGGTGGCGGAAATACCTCTCTGTTTTAGATGTTGCTTTTGTAATGGGCAAACAACACATCGAGCTTCCATGGGCGATCACGGTATATCACCCTCAAGGGTTGTTATTTAAGATACCGTGTATCCAGGGGGGTGTTGGGAGCGTTGGATGCTGATCACTACTTGCCGTAGTAGTTTCTTCCGGAGGGACCATAATATATATAATCAGTCAACAAAAGGACCATTGGGTAAGTTATTGTTAATCACACCAGAGACATATGGTTTTGTTCTGTGCCCAATGACATGGTTGTGGTTAGGTTTGATTGGAGGATCCGGAAAGGTCCTTTCATTCCAGCAACCTTGGActtattttgcatgttggCCTGCCAAGGATTTGGGGCAAGTCTGGGCTCGCTAACAAGTTTGAAGATGGGGGAGAGTGAAGAAGAAACTACCCGAGATACCTACCGTAGGCATCGTTAATTGATACAAAACTTGACAAGCAACCCCCTCCAGTTGAACAGGTGGTTGGATCACTTTGCCTCCATTGCGGCTGGGCCTGCATGTCGCTGGCGGCTCTGGGCGGTTGTTGCAGATTTACTTGGACCCCATATTACTTGGCAGTCGAGTGCCGTTGTATACCGAACTGCAATCGTAAACCCTGTCCGGTTCACCTACCTCACCTGTCTTCTGTTCTTGGTACGATACCGGCtacgttgttttttttttttttttttttttttttaaaaaaaaaaaaaaaggatcacGAGATTGCTTCTCtttattcttcttcttcttctccgccAGCCCGTACAACCTCACGACACAGAAGATCTGTCTTGCCTTTCTCGAAACTACGTCATTGAGGCTCTTTGCCAGAGGCGGGCGAAACGGCGAGGCAGCGCCATGAACGTGGCGTGGCGTTCTGGGCAGTTGAGCAGAACTTGACCAGACTAATTGAGACAGTGCACGATACTGTATAGCAGAACTGAATCCGGGATCGTTATGCGATCGGGGTCAACCGACGTAGCGAggcagagaagaaaagatTGAAAAGCCCAATACAGTCGCGACATGACAGGACATTAATTAAATACCTACTGCACTTCTGCACACCCTGTAATTACTGTGTCGTGATTTGTTAATCGTGTAGTacgttggttggttggtatGGTAGAGCTTACATATGTCAATTGTCCTGGTAGCCTTGGCCACCCCGCCCCGCTGGTCGCCAAGCCTTATACTCAGGGGTCGTCCTTTTCAGCCAATCAACACGCATCGATCGCATCTTGGCACGCCCCCCAAATAGATAAGTACTTCCCTCCTTTCATCTTGAGCGTCTGCATGCTCTTGGCTGCACTCGGGTGACATGCTGAATTTGATTAGCTGCGCCTGACTTGTCCAGCCTTCTTTTTCGGGATATCATATCCTCGTCTGCCGGCTTTTGCTGATGTGGGAGTATTTTGGGGAcgatgattgattgattaccTGTATGAGGTTTGAGGTACATTTTGCCTGAAGCGATCAATGCCAAAAGTG
The Pyricularia oryzae 70-15 unplaced genomic scaffold supercont8.8_2, whole genome shotgun sequence DNA segment above includes these coding regions:
- a CDS encoding antiviral helicase SKI2, which translates into the protein MADLGEAMSRLALGESGGDGSEPIDEILFQRQSPSKRRREESKDIRAKLERDYLTPSPTFSTEWLGKLQQRWEAPVDYADLFAMAPTQSRTVVRFQRQGLEGRIVGYDTVTVPAASATAKNSTSMLRKPGNNADFVRGAAGFFPFAPGGLDSVEAAAALDEQLLRARGGGSASNTADGKSKLERIIPMGDKDGLLQVAPGLSRGIDLSLKKKSKVDEAEEIAVMDELGQEPEAPPSAEDEDAGIGAVASQKINGEGVEPGTPEGADEDEELDALLPVEFPALEPHGQLAVSSARNAGREWAHMVDVKRDFANFRELVPDMAREWPFELDTFQKEAVYHLENGDSVFVAAHTSAGKTVVAEYAIALAARHMTKAIYTSPIKALSNQKFRDFRQTFEEVGILTGDVQINPEASCLIMTTEILRSMLYRGADMIRDVEFVIFDEVHYVNDYERGVVWEEVIIMLPDHVSLILLSATVPNTYEFASWVGRTKKRDIYVISTPKRPVPLEHYLWGGKTIHKIVDSDKKFIEKGWKDANNAIQGKDKVKMPANAAAAGSAGNQRGGRGGRGGPQGQQRGGRGGPRGGGGGGRGGSGPPRASHAPGHMGRAGRQGGFTSRAQDQTLWVHLVNYLKKDTLLPACIFVFSKKRCEENADALKNQDFCTANEKSAIHMTIERSIARLKPEDRVLPQIIRLRGLLSRGIAVHHGGLLPIVKEIVEILFAQTLVKVLFATETFAMGLNLPTRTVVFSGYRKHDGHSFRNLLPGEYTQMAGRAGRRGLDTVGSVIIVPPGGGDEAPPVAELNKMILGEPSKLRSQFRLTYNMILNLLRVEALKIEEMIKRSFSEHATQQLLPEHEKAVKLSEADLAKVKRDACKICDEDSCMDECHQAAQDYRQLTQELYAKLIAIPIGRKMFSPGRLVVYSKDGVRTAGVLLSEGASTKSGMNSLALHVCGIRNLRESRDNSDILPFIPGWGRYYTPLHAQANRRSVSHKTLHVPLSDVECLTGHITRGIVPEIFQGGDAHAGATKQLRQIASKWDAEWWVEADLSKLRNLQFQELVNKRKEAEIKATSSKALSCPQFLKHFAMCHDQWLIKENIQQLRQALSDQNLQLLPDYEQRIQVLRELNFIDQSSRIQLKGKVACEIHSGDELVLTELILDNVLADYEPAEIASLLSCFVFQERTDSEPALTARLQKGLETIVAISEKVNNVQTLHQVLQVGDESADFASRPRFGLMEVVYEWARGMSFKNITDLTPVLEGTIVRTITRLDETCREVKNAARIIGDPELYQKMQAAQEMIKRDITAVASLYM
- a CDS encoding metallo-endopeptidase, which translates into the protein MKYSVGITALLATLAQGAAVMSKRDIPLDVKIQVVNNSEVKASITNSGSSSIKVVKTGSILDSADVEKSVIMAGENKVAFDGIRYQVATAGLPAEAFQIIEAGETIEVSFNVASTHDFAQGGDFDIAALGTFSVAESDSGDIFSAMAFESNHIKAHIDGTEAAKVRRSYLAKRTMVQSDCTGTRLTQTTNAINSCRSLAQRAASAAQSNSAKMNEYFKSTSSSAVNTVVTTFNRIASECNPSGGASRQYCTDQIGACSPGVIAYTVPSQSIMVNCPTFFTMPTTSNACRAQTQDNTILHEVTHLSQVKGTQDYNCYGYTCMRQLTSAQNLNHADTYTLFAQAIKVGC